A region from the Populus trichocarpa isolate Nisqually-1 chromosome 18, P.trichocarpa_v4.1, whole genome shotgun sequence genome encodes:
- the LOC112325085 gene encoding zinc finger CCCH domain-containing protein 25 isoform X2 produces the protein MTIDDDRSIYIGGLPYNASEDTLRRVFNLYGSIVAVKIINNHGTSGKCYGFVTFRNPRSVIDAINDMNGKTIDGRVVRVNGVTSRSGKSNFTGEDIRSHVERGRERGRERDYDHDRHRQWHNDRSRERDRSWGYDEDSERGYEHARLHDRARDGFYGRDRSRERELENNEQEKEWKSDRNKERGHDLDGDRDWEMGGTNGNPTIVDKASDQNSRKLNGSIYNDQHKREISSYSSDDYHDEEKFEKSTKTHDELKNKVSHMEERLENKQQFVSDLQKKALILEGALLTAKKLSLQRRMQLTKLQKCFLQVKEYTNRLKSCEQELKSVVDSAMIESEMGDDTATRDGIITIV, from the exons ATGACAATAGATGATGATAGGTCAATTTATATAGGAGGACTCCCTTACAATGCCTCTGAGGATACTCTTCGCAGAGTCTTCAATCTCTATGGCTCCATTGTCGCTGTTAAG ATTATTAATAACCATGGGACAAGTGGAAAATGCTATGGCTTTGTCACTTTCAGAAATCCTAGATCTGTAATTGATGCCATCAATGACATGAATGGCAAG ACTATTGATGGTCGAGTTGTAAGAGTAAATGGAGTAACGAGTAGAAGTGGAAAATCAAATTTCACTGGAGAAGATATCCGATCTCATGTAGAGAGGGGTAGGGAAAGAGGTCGTGAAAGGGACTATGATCATGACAGGCACCGACAATGGCACAATGACAGGTCTAGAGAGCGGGATCGCTCTTGGGGCTATGATGAAGACAGTGAAAGAGGATATGAGCATGCACGTCTTCATGATCGAGCAAGGGATGGTTTCTATGGTAGAGATCGTAGCCGAGAGAGAGAATTGGAGAATAATGAGCAAGAAAAAGAATGGAAGAGTGATAGGAATAAGGAAAGGGGTCATGATCTTGATGGGGATCGAGATTGGGAGATGGGTGGAACCAATGGCAATCCTACAATTGTTGACAAGGCCTCAGATCAGAACTCAAGGAAACTGAATGG TTCCATATATAATGACCAGCATAAAAGGGAAATTTCATCATATTCAAGTGATGATTACCATGATGAG GAAAAATTTGAGAAATCAACTAAGACGCATGATGAACTTAAAAACAAG GTTTCTCATATGGAGGAGAGGTTGGAAAATAAACAGCAATTTGTTTCAGATTTACAGAAAAAAGCTCTg ATATTAGAGGGTGCTTTGCTGACTGCAAAGAAGCTCTCCTTGCAACGTAGGATGCAGTTGACCAAG CTACAAAAATGTTTTCTGCAAGTGAAAGAATACACCAACAGACTTAAAAGCTGTGAACAGGAACTTAAG tCTGTCGTTGACTCAGCAATGATAGAGAGTGAAATGGGCGATGATACTGCCACAAGGGATGGAATCATAACTATTGTATAA
- the LOC112325085 gene encoding zinc finger CCCH domain-containing protein 25 isoform X1 — translation MTIDDDRSIYIGGLPYNASEDTLRRVFNLYGSIVAVKIINNHGTSGKCYGFVTFRNPRSVIDAINDMNGKTIDGRVVRVNGVTSRSGKSNFTGEDIRSHVERGRERGRERDYDHDRHRQWHNDRSRERDRSWGYDEDSERGYEHARLHDRARDGFYGRDRSRERELENNEQEKEWKSDRNKERGHDLDGDRDWEMGGTNGNPTIVDKASDQNSRKLNGSIYNDQHKREISSYSSDDYHDEVKEKFEKSTKTHDELKNKVSHMEERLENKQQFVSDLQKKALILEGALLTAKKLSLQRRMQLTKLQKCFLQVKEYTNRLKSCEQELKSVVDSAMIESEMGDDTATRDGIITIV, via the exons ATGACAATAGATGATGATAGGTCAATTTATATAGGAGGACTCCCTTACAATGCCTCTGAGGATACTCTTCGCAGAGTCTTCAATCTCTATGGCTCCATTGTCGCTGTTAAG ATTATTAATAACCATGGGACAAGTGGAAAATGCTATGGCTTTGTCACTTTCAGAAATCCTAGATCTGTAATTGATGCCATCAATGACATGAATGGCAAG ACTATTGATGGTCGAGTTGTAAGAGTAAATGGAGTAACGAGTAGAAGTGGAAAATCAAATTTCACTGGAGAAGATATCCGATCTCATGTAGAGAGGGGTAGGGAAAGAGGTCGTGAAAGGGACTATGATCATGACAGGCACCGACAATGGCACAATGACAGGTCTAGAGAGCGGGATCGCTCTTGGGGCTATGATGAAGACAGTGAAAGAGGATATGAGCATGCACGTCTTCATGATCGAGCAAGGGATGGTTTCTATGGTAGAGATCGTAGCCGAGAGAGAGAATTGGAGAATAATGAGCAAGAAAAAGAATGGAAGAGTGATAGGAATAAGGAAAGGGGTCATGATCTTGATGGGGATCGAGATTGGGAGATGGGTGGAACCAATGGCAATCCTACAATTGTTGACAAGGCCTCAGATCAGAACTCAAGGAAACTGAATGG TTCCATATATAATGACCAGCATAAAAGGGAAATTTCATCATATTCAAGTGATGATTACCATGATGAG GTGAAGGAAAAATTTGAGAAATCAACTAAGACGCATGATGAACTTAAAAACAAG GTTTCTCATATGGAGGAGAGGTTGGAAAATAAACAGCAATTTGTTTCAGATTTACAGAAAAAAGCTCTg ATATTAGAGGGTGCTTTGCTGACTGCAAAGAAGCTCTCCTTGCAACGTAGGATGCAGTTGACCAAG CTACAAAAATGTTTTCTGCAAGTGAAAGAATACACCAACAGACTTAAAAGCTGTGAACAGGAACTTAAG tCTGTCGTTGACTCAGCAATGATAGAGAGTGAAATGGGCGATGATACTGCCACAAGGGATGGAATCATAACTATTGTATAA